The Blattabacterium cuenoti genome includes the window TGACCACTCATCTCTTTTTTCTTGATATTTAATTCTTCCAAAGAAATTTTATTTTCTGTTATTTTCACAATTTCTTCTATAATATCTTTTATAGCTTTTTCTGTCACTTCATTTCTTACTTGAGTATAAACTGAAAAGTAACCAATATTTCTATCAGATTTCAAAATAGAATAAGCTCCATATGTATAAGCCTTTTTTTCTCTAAGATTTAAAAATAAACGACTTTGAGGACCTCCTCCTAAAATTCCATTCGCTAATATAGAAGAAAAATATTCAGGATCATTTTTTTTTAAACAAACCGGACCCCCAAAACAAATAGACGATTGAGTTAAAGAAGGAATATCTACTATATTTATTTCTATTTTAGATGGGACCACATATTCCTTAATAAGAATATCATCTGTATATGATTTTTTTTTCCATTTAGAAAAATAAAGATAACATAATTTTTCTGCTTCTTTTTTAGATATATCTCCAATAAAAGAAAGATAGGAAATATTTGGAATATAATATTTCTCGTACAATTTTTTTAAATCATGAAGAGTAATATTTTTAATTGTATCATGAGTTTCGTATTCTCCATAAGGATGATTTTTACCAAAATATAAAATATTTCGTACTCGTTGTAAAATAGCATTTGGATCCTTTTCTGAAAGATTAATATCTATAATTCTTTGTTTGATTATTTTATCTAATTCTCTAAAATTATCAAATTTACTATTCATCAAAATATCACTCATTATAGATACAGACTTCTCCAAGTGCTTTTTCATAGTGAAAATAGATATTTCAGAAAAAGAAGTGTATAAACTACACCCCATATGATCAATAATATCGTCTAATTCTTCTTTGGTATAATTTTTCGTACCAGAACGAATCATTTGACCAAAAATTTTTTTTATTCCAGCCTTATCTTTCTCTAAAAAGGGTTTGCAATCTA containing:
- a CDS encoding M16 family metallopeptidase; amino-acid sequence: MFAHIFNRSIPPRSLKRKTTINVEKPKFFQMENGLKVLIVENHKLPLVRIGLELDCKPFLEKDKAGIKKIFGQMIRSGTKNYTKEELDDIIDHMGCSLYTSFSEISIFTMKKHLEKSVSIMSDILMNSKFDNFRELDKIIKQRIIDINLSEKDPNAILQRVRNILYFGKNHPYGEYETHDTIKNITLHDLKKLYEKYYIPNISYLSFIGDISKKEAEKLCYLYFSKWKKKSYTDDILIKEYVVPSKIEINIVDIPSLTQSSICFGGPVCLKKNDPEYFSSILANGILGGGPQSRLFLNLREKKAYTYGAYSILKSDRNIGYFSVYTQVRNEVTEKAIKDIIEEIVKITENKISLEELNIKKKEMSGQFILDFEDPNRISDLFICELKNNLPSGFYKNYLNKIESVTIDNIHQSCKKFFLTKNGRIIIVGKAEDILPNLKKLGYPIRYFDQFGSLINNK